The genomic stretch CGGCAAGAGTTGTAGGCGATCTGCTGGTGGTCGCAGCGGTCGCACCGATCGATGTGCCCGCCGCACGCGGCGGTCCTGCACGTCGAGATGGCCGACAGGACCCGTCGCTCTGGTCCTGGGATGCGTCCGCCGCGACTGTCGAGGTAACTATCGACGTGGCTGCGGACGACATCGGCCACCTCCAAGCGGTGGCGCGTCATCGTCCCGGCTCGAGGTCAGGTTTGCGCGGAGTCGCTCATGTCGAGCGGGCTGCGTGTACCGACGACCTCGCGCATCGACACCCGGGTGTAGGTCTGTGTCGTGGCGAGGCT from bacterium encodes the following:
- a CDS encoding IS91 family transposase, which codes for MTRHRLEVADVVRSHVDSYLDSRGGRIPGPERRVLSAISTCRTAACGGHIDRCDRCDHQQIAYNSCR